The following coding sequences lie in one Leptospira neocaledonica genomic window:
- a CDS encoding methionine ABC transporter ATP-binding protein, whose amino-acid sequence MVRETEIKENPQIILEFRNVFKTFPKSIYPSIEDISLKIDKGEIFGIIGTTGAGKSTLLRFANLLETPDSGQVFFQSEDISHLKGETLRRHRSKVGMVFQQSHLVLNKKVFDNIALPLKASGWKKEEIRSRVIELLSLIGLEDKIDAYPNQLSGGQKQRVGIARAIANHPTLLLCDEPTSALDPETTRSILGLLRDIHKKFSITILIVTHEMNVVREICNSVAVLEKGKLIETGSVYSLFADPSQEITKKLTGHAFTNSIPEETLARTEGRILRVVLKNEIATEPVLGKVIRATNQVPNIIHSKIEYISGRPIGVFYLETDPSDNSTDTIKAAFVRYGASVEEIFR is encoded by the coding sequence ATGGTTCGGGAAACGGAAATAAAAGAAAACCCACAAATTATATTAGAATTTCGGAACGTTTTTAAAACGTTTCCGAAATCTATATATCCTTCTATTGAGGATATCTCTTTAAAAATAGATAAGGGAGAAATTTTCGGTATTATAGGGACTACGGGAGCCGGAAAAAGTACTCTACTTAGATTTGCAAATTTACTAGAAACACCCGATTCAGGTCAGGTATTCTTTCAATCCGAAGACATCTCCCATTTAAAAGGAGAAACACTCAGGCGCCATAGATCCAAAGTTGGAATGGTATTCCAACAATCCCATCTAGTATTAAATAAAAAAGTTTTCGACAATATCGCACTCCCTTTAAAGGCTTCTGGCTGGAAAAAAGAAGAGATCCGTTCCAGAGTGATCGAACTGCTTTCCTTAATCGGACTCGAAGACAAAATCGACGCTTATCCGAATCAACTCAGTGGCGGACAAAAGCAAAGAGTGGGAATTGCAAGAGCGATCGCAAATCATCCCACTCTACTCTTATGTGACGAACCGACTTCTGCATTAGATCCGGAAACCACTCGTTCCATTTTAGGACTTCTGAGAGACATTCATAAAAAATTTTCCATCACCATTCTGATCGTAACCCACGAAATGAATGTAGTACGAGAGATCTGCAATTCGGTAGCAGTATTAGAAAAAGGCAAATTGATCGAAACTGGTTCCGTATACTCCTTATTTGCAGATCCTTCTCAAGAAATTACTAAAAAACTTACAGGTCACGCGTTCACGAATTCTATCCCGGAAGAGACCTTGGCAAGAACAGAAGGAAGGATATTGAGAGTAGTCCTGAAAAACGAGATCGCCACCGAACCTGTGCTCGGAAAAGTCATCCGTGCTACAAACCAAGTTCCGAATATTATCCATAGTAAAATTGAATATATTTCAGGACGACCGATTGGTGTTTTTTATCTAGAAACGGATCCTTCCGACAATAGTACGGACACAATTAAAGCAGCATTCGTTCGATATGGAGCAAGTGTGGAGGAAATTTTCAGATGA
- a CDS encoding methionine ABC transporter permease — MNFSKWIELFPELVNAFAQTFLMLGISLSSALVFGIPLGFLIYLTDKKLFIPNRFFHTILGVLANLIRSIPFVILLVALIPLTQSLVGTTIGPLAASVPLSVAAIPFLARLVETSLREIPEGVLEAAVSTGAKLSLIIKEVLIPEALPGIFSAITVTIISLLGYSAMAGIVGGGGIGDLAIRFGYYRYEDDIMFATVFVLIALVQTFQWIGDKTRKKSDKRVSH; from the coding sequence ATGAATTTTTCCAAGTGGATCGAATTATTTCCTGAACTAGTTAACGCATTCGCACAAACATTCCTAATGCTTGGGATCTCCTTATCTTCTGCTTTGGTATTCGGAATTCCTTTGGGATTTTTAATCTATCTCACCGATAAAAAATTATTCATTCCGAATAGATTTTTTCATACAATACTCGGAGTATTAGCGAACTTGATCCGATCGATTCCATTCGTGATCTTACTCGTCGCACTTATACCACTCACTCAATCCTTGGTAGGAACTACAATCGGCCCTCTTGCTGCCTCGGTTCCACTATCCGTAGCTGCAATTCCATTCTTAGCCAGGTTAGTCGAAACATCACTGAGAGAAATTCCGGAAGGTGTTTTAGAAGCTGCAGTTTCTACGGGAGCAAAACTATCTTTGATCATCAAAGAAGTTCTAATACCGGAAGCATTGCCGGGAATTTTTTCAGCAATTACAGTCACTATCATCAGTTTATTAGGGTATTCTGCGATGGCCGGAATTGTAGGTGGAGGAGGGATCGGAGATCTTGCGATCCGATTCGGATATTATAGATACGAGGATGATATTATGTTCGCGACGGTTTTTGTGCTGATCGCATTAGTTCAGACTTTCCAATGGATCGGAGACAAAACCCGTAAAAAAAGCGATAAACGAGTCTCGCATTAG
- a CDS encoding c-type cytochrome, with the protein MDYPHTFRDKSKSKILFGIFVSVFFFTFGIVSLVFGDDWEKSNVDKWNAAFMETVAQGEKLFHGPQLGGNTVQCAMCHPNATNTHPETYPKFQKQIGKVSTLREMINWCIQNPLQGKPLAYDDPKMIALEAYIMFERRNSVLVPGKH; encoded by the coding sequence ATGGACTATCCGCATACTTTTAGAGATAAATCTAAATCCAAAATTTTATTCGGGATCTTTGTTTCTGTATTCTTTTTTACTTTCGGAATTGTATCCCTTGTCTTCGGAGATGACTGGGAGAAATCGAATGTGGATAAATGGAATGCAGCCTTTATGGAAACAGTCGCACAAGGAGAGAAACTATTTCATGGCCCTCAACTGGGAGGTAATACAGTCCAATGCGCCATGTGCCATCCAAATGCGACCAATACACATCCTGAAACCTATCCTAAATTCCAGAAACAGATCGGTAAAGTTTCCACCTTAAGGGAGATGATCAACTGGTGCATCCAGAATCCTCTGCAAGGAAAACCCTTGGCTTATGACGATCCAAAAATGATTGCATTGGAAGCTTATATCATGTTTGAGAGAAGGAACTCTGTCTTGGTTCCTGGAAAACATTAG
- a CDS encoding metallophosphoesterase family protein, translated as MEEGKLSRKDFLRRTGGLLAASIVPMSLVEIACGGRGKGTHEKFTFAFISDPHLTHIKGTNFVRNFDSGLNKAIETVNLMFPRPDFVVFGGDLAQLGKREELDHGMELLSKLKVPVKFVIGEHDYYLDMGNYWQDKISKLNYSFDHKGVHFVVLNSILTYDTWIKRWKTPEERMNEMARLDNPNGSPFMVGDDQIAWLKKDLENIKNGTPLVVLSHSPLYKIYKPWNFWTDDAEKIQSVLSRFDNVTVFHGHVHQVLYNQIKNISFYALMSTAWPWPYPESYTQSPHYIPKMTVFMNRQDPFHERDGTGWAFVNMDNAREEMHYKLWENKDRIVKYDDSAGHPVDSTYQKPESRILPQTHY; from the coding sequence ATGGAAGAAGGAAAACTGAGCAGGAAGGATTTTTTGCGCAGAACCGGGGGGCTACTCGCAGCGAGTATCGTTCCAATGAGTTTAGTCGAGATTGCCTGTGGAGGAAGAGGAAAAGGCACTCACGAAAAATTTACCTTTGCCTTTATATCCGATCCACACCTAACACATATTAAAGGAACTAATTTTGTTCGGAATTTTGATAGTGGTCTAAATAAAGCCATCGAAACGGTGAACCTGATGTTTCCAAGACCTGACTTTGTGGTATTCGGAGGAGATCTTGCTCAATTGGGCAAGAGAGAAGAGTTGGATCATGGTATGGAACTTCTCTCCAAATTGAAAGTTCCGGTCAAGTTTGTGATCGGAGAGCATGATTATTATTTGGATATGGGAAATTATTGGCAGGATAAGATCAGCAAACTCAATTATTCCTTCGATCATAAGGGAGTTCACTTCGTGGTCTTAAATAGTATCTTAACCTATGATACTTGGATCAAACGTTGGAAAACTCCGGAAGAAAGAATGAATGAGATGGCTCGTCTGGATAATCCGAACGGCTCTCCTTTTATGGTGGGTGATGATCAGATTGCTTGGTTGAAAAAGGATCTAGAGAATATAAAAAATGGAACTCCGTTAGTAGTCCTTTCCCATTCACCGTTATATAAAATTTATAAGCCTTGGAATTTTTGGACGGATGATGCGGAGAAGATCCAATCCGTTCTGAGTAGATTTGATAATGTTACCGTTTTTCACGGACATGTTCACCAAGTTTTGTATAACCAGATCAAGAATATAAGCTTTTATGCATTGATGTCTACTGCATGGCCTTGGCCTTATCCGGAAAGTTATACTCAGTCTCCCCATTATATTCCTAAGATGACTGTTTTTATGAATCGTCAGGACCCATTTCATGAAAGAGACGGAACGGGTTGGGCGTTCGTGAACATGGACAATGCAAGAGAGGAAATGCATTATAAACTTTGGGAGAACAAGGACCGGATCGTAAAATACGACGATTCAGCGGGGCATCCGGTGGATTCAACATACCAAAAACCGGAATCTAGAATTCTTCCTCAGACACATTATTAG
- a CDS encoding cytochrome-c peroxidase — protein sequence MFSRIDSKYLGYIFLIFIFYCVGCDSQKKKDTDLTELTYIPSGILGLPDLPVPKNNPQSSDKISLGAKLYSDKRFSSDGTVSCATCHKPEQAFVDKLKVSRGIKNLTGTRNAPTVLNAAYYKTQFWDGRRNDLEGQSKDPLLNPVEHGLSSHDDLIKIVKADPEYTSKFKTVFGIDPDSIRIDHVALAIASFERTIISGNSPFDRYRFGKEEKALSESAIRGLNLYMGKARCQDCHTIGETYAIFTDDKFHNLGVGFKRIQPKLEEILRKKAESKNSPTSDEEILTNLESSELGRFAVTGISEDLGTFKTPGLRNIALTSPYMHDGSLTSLEQVIDLYDRGGEANPFLSSGIRPLALSGQEKADLVSFLKSLTSPVLPSMPK from the coding sequence ATGTTTTCGCGAATCGATTCTAAATATCTAGGATATATATTTCTTATATTCATTTTTTATTGTGTAGGTTGTGACTCACAGAAGAAAAAAGATACCGACTTAACAGAACTTACTTATATTCCGAGTGGAATTTTAGGGTTACCTGACTTACCTGTTCCTAAAAACAATCCTCAGTCCAGCGATAAAATATCGTTAGGCGCAAAATTATATTCGGATAAACGATTTAGCTCAGATGGAACAGTTTCGTGTGCCACATGTCATAAGCCTGAACAGGCATTTGTAGACAAACTTAAGGTCTCCAGGGGGATTAAAAATCTTACCGGAACAAGAAACGCCCCCACAGTATTAAATGCTGCCTATTATAAAACACAGTTTTGGGACGGAAGAAGAAACGATTTAGAAGGACAGTCTAAAGATCCTCTCTTAAATCCGGTAGAGCATGGTTTATCCAGTCATGATGATTTAATAAAAATCGTAAAGGCGGATCCTGAGTATACTTCTAAGTTCAAAACCGTATTTGGGATCGATCCTGATTCTATTCGAATAGACCATGTTGCTTTAGCAATCGCATCTTTCGAAAGAACAATCATATCCGGAAATTCTCCTTTCGATCGGTATAGATTTGGAAAAGAGGAAAAGGCATTATCCGAATCTGCGATCCGAGGTTTGAACCTATATATGGGTAAGGCTAGATGCCAAGATTGCCACACGATAGGTGAGACATATGCAATTTTTACGGATGATAAATTTCATAACCTAGGAGTCGGGTTCAAAAGGATACAACCTAAGTTAGAGGAGATCCTTCGGAAAAAAGCAGAATCCAAAAACAGTCCGACTTCAGACGAAGAAATACTTACGAATCTAGAATCTTCCGAACTTGGTAGATTTGCAGTGACTGGAATCAGTGAGGATCTTGGAACGTTTAAGACCCCCGGTCTCAGAAATATCGCATTAACTTCTCCTTATATGCATGACGGAAGTTTAACAAGCCTAGAGCAGGTTATCGATTTGTATGATAGAGGCGGGGAAGCAAATCCTTTTTTAAGCAGTGGTATCCGTCCATTGGCACTGAGCGGCCAAGAGAAAGCGGATCTTGTGTCTTTTTTGAAATCCTTAACAAGTCCGGTTTTGCCTAGCATGCCGAAGTGA
- a CDS encoding beta-class carbonic anhydrase, with product MSNSTVLQKETSKVHQEVIEANQKYVSEFGKKGELALPPARSFTILTCMDARLDPAKYAGLSEGDAHVIRNAGGRASDDAIRSLIISHKLLGTKEFFVIHHSDCGMALFTDQIIRNLLEKSLKTATVDSSGWKNKEESGGSDEARFISFLTFESLEKSVIDDVKRIRNHPLIPKDIPVYGYFYDVRTGKLVEVEEATKIGRAS from the coding sequence ATGTCAAACTCAACTGTATTGCAAAAAGAAACCAGCAAAGTGCACCAAGAAGTTATTGAAGCGAACCAGAAATACGTTTCCGAGTTCGGGAAAAAGGGAGAATTGGCACTTCCCCCTGCCAGAAGTTTCACGATCCTAACCTGCATGGATGCACGTTTAGATCCAGCTAAGTATGCAGGTCTTTCCGAAGGAGATGCCCACGTTATACGAAACGCAGGAGGAAGAGCGAGTGACGATGCAATCCGATCTCTCATTATCTCCCACAAACTTTTGGGAACGAAAGAATTTTTCGTGATCCACCATTCTGATTGCGGAATGGCTCTATTCACGGACCAGATCATCCGTAATCTTTTGGAAAAAAGCCTTAAGACCGCAACTGTTGATTCCAGCGGATGGAAGAACAAAGAAGAATCCGGAGGATCTGATGAAGCAAGGTTTATCTCCTTTCTTACATTCGAGAGCCTAGAAAAAAGTGTGATAGATGATGTAAAAAGGATCAGAAACCATCCATTGATCCCTAAAGACATTCCTGTTTACGGATATTTTTACGATGTAAGAACCGGAAAACTTGTAGAAGTGGAAGAAGCGACCAAGATCGGAAGAGCTTCTTGA
- a CDS encoding ArsR/SmtB family transcription factor — MSKQPTHPNLDQIELNSIFEAVSDPIRRKILLDLSEKGESNCSAFLIYAPKTNLSYHMGKLRDAGMIFTRYEGTQRFSIIRKDDLEKKFPGLLETILKSVRIENDQEEVFEIQA; from the coding sequence ATGTCTAAACAGCCGACTCATCCTAATTTAGATCAGATCGAATTGAACTCCATATTCGAGGCAGTAAGCGATCCGATCCGAAGGAAAATCTTATTGGACCTATCAGAAAAGGGAGAATCCAATTGTTCCGCCTTCCTAATTTATGCGCCTAAAACAAATCTTTCGTACCATATGGGGAAATTAAGAGACGCAGGGATGATCTTTACTAGATACGAAGGAACTCAAAGGTTTTCCATCATTCGTAAGGACGATTTGGAAAAAAAATTTCCAGGGTTACTCGAAACAATTTTAAAAAGTGTAAGGATAGAAAACGATCAAGAAGAAGTTTTCGAGATCCAAGCCTAA